A single region of the Xenopus laevis strain J_2021 chromosome 4L, Xenopus_laevis_v10.1, whole genome shotgun sequence genome encodes:
- the prg4.L gene encoding mucin-12-like isoform X1: MERIYYITQVAVGLLICFSVVSAQGEGSCVGRCGEGYFRGHSCHCDYNCMSYMECCRDFKAVCTTENSCRGRCHEGFIRGQACDCDPNCLNYGKCCPDYDSICAKPIQRRSPAPRPPEERGNLPDKEQDTEKEQDKVPQEPDQDSTTPPPNVITPQPVKEKKQPPKKPKIPKKKPKKLVETEEDIEETEENETSSMFSTTRTKGTTIKRTRKDPKKKKPKDKKLNPKANATEPIKESFTPSLPPPPDNNENALMTPQTPRVGDDIEDPNGSKEDSTDNPPSSTTPKTAKKRSPPKTNKKEINKNQEKDELTKQSNKKKPSPEDIKGKEKTNPKGEKKDPSKGPDTSEKKQIKKPVSRGPRKRIIKNFLEDDTEEPSKIVNKKKPPPKDINRKKKVDSKEERQEIVESEFTNSSQSSSSRRRSKSTTRRMSENNKDVKNKNNKKIPDVKPLIPPKRKKDKDFLRTPEPTPRDEGSGDDGSGMVFLQTTPSTTSLPTSLPKETFYSTETPKPLSTDEHSLKTTPVMNIFTDLSSASTDKTKEPFKQTENPAQPTEDSTSKATANDENNVRTSIALTSRPVNETSTDPSQNVGSISKQPQITTSSDTVTSFYRNIDKTTLVHTNNPLTDEERAGNQKGNTGDSRITVENSTIIKWTPYTTQSMTTEEMDKNTPLFEEANKDGLLIYPTVSSQNMENFTLLPTEIKIQQTTASTEGSINDGLTTTHSESKNSSFSAETVFTDMSTTILTTLRMSPSMSHPETSKISRGISTTDSTVTRVTDNVSGFVLPSEPDGNNPPMVSKEYTDRTTTVVLTSVSNSIGQSSDNNLSGHTEQLYTAYALNITSTEITQSGQSSPTNEVPKTAVQEPTQVPADSSALVTVETSPDHLVGSSLPTVDAPQSLSPAQENSTRQSHSSTMNRGLNGELASTVAKQPSEIHTGDIVTPGYIDYIHSKLPTQSSSSSSNLDITEQTASTTEHSSHTYKSTTVKENESRPAVTQTPQKDHSEIAVSATDTRTEVIYSTHSTQSTEQSTLTKEAPLSTALNKDIDKGYTNLLDTKGSEAPTEASTMITQQLNTNNIFSPTVTVNLGHKTSINEATSEQAIVNTPETKQSITDMPKTVPNERNTEGMVSVKTPNSAFVEPTQWQHTDQSSKAPQPVELNEERIHSSTGDTIEDHAVSVEDIGSAASHSTSSANAVTSDTNTLGAIILSTLSSDKTTQTEMQKASITRTTQLPIDLVGSSLPTVDAPQSLSPAQENSTRQSQSSTITMYRGLNGELASTVAKQPSEIHTGDTVTPGYIDYIHSKVPTQSSSSSNNLDITEQTASTTEHSSNIYKSTTVKENESRPAVTQTPQKDQSEIPESATDTRTEVIYSTHSTQSTEQSTLTKEAHLSTVLNKDIDKGYTNLLDTKGSEAPTDASTMNTQQINTNNILSPTVTVNLGHKTSINEATSEQAIVNTPETKQSLTDMPKTVPNERNTEGMVSVKTPDSAFVEPTQWQHTDQSSKAPQPVELNGDTIADHAVSVKDIGSAASHSTSSANTVTSKTNTLGAIILSTLSSDKTEMQKTSISGTTQLPIDTSLSVTVGSKTGDLSSHKILDTTPNIHTLNQHTSDSKVDVFTDPNIVTEGTTSTGGQESSSAINKTPDVRPMVTITEASQIPEITTTVESTAPLRENTSPAMTLKKCMVTTEEQKIDQSPAASFPSEISEKPRSSETDVPTEIISMELATRDTNDLNTISDVVTEGALTSNFRLTMSVPEITENPPVVVKTETGTKSISVLSTASLKPIDAQSIGQVSETSYPTDFPQKSFTAIAGDGISGTSPIIVTGQTNKDINKLSETVPNLETTHDLVEHFETVTNADRTLNIGKTPDTPDGKSLNRSASEEHLSTIAATGNSLTFGITASQMPNLANEKDSTVGVSTEQPKTEIWTTSTRHTISSTAQLLPYNSSDASTETMLDTFRSSTASLEQTRAVTEELHEGQTSPENELTTHSSASYTDPIIGTSLYKEVEQKEHLVTDKTNSDVSSSDTSSPASSTTGTLTNQSSFFTAHINTDQKSPETSTITSKEHHIIANSTVKHVPTILDKTSEKSVPLTTGLVETTRGNIMSSLFTDGKEGKSVSPTIGPSKVYTSSLKADLETSTENIKESTMHSLSSPQSSVSTGKWDENARDTTVYTTSTSIFFNEFTTLEPKKTDVVTSNASTESYPPSNMQKEKDHPSNTPIMTDVSSVPISTLHKQLTKYESPVAEPPELSSKHAGVPDITFGPGVLFTNISATEATDLTRLSSHYTINTPESTTETIPKLSSGTTEVNTSLEDTFSKSTNNLFTPSFGFSVNAVTTLQEQSTPDNKTNDNSHTTSSEGLQTSTSSMLNSSTSIGQTNEPSSSIVRNMYDTPNQTSTVEYSTLKLSEKKNVSSGHSTVFFTTQTIVSVPTSNAVESKENSTSPEGTYGYSSPTPGQKTEDLPTSKPQLTSSDVNISGNRTFADIKETTTTSSTTQPMESVSTTTQVNVASLQSTVKSSEKEDNTTKEVTTKPLLTEQQTNNPSVSSGHSTVFFTTQTIVSVPTSNAVESKENSSSTEGTHGYSSLTPGQKTEDLPTSKPQLTSSDNTSGNRTFVDIKKTTTTSSTTQPMKSVSTTTQENVASLQSTVKSSEKEDNTTKEVTTKPLLTEQQTNNPSISSGHSTVFFTTQTIVSVPTSNAVESKENSSSTEGTHGYSSPTPGQKTEDLPTSKPQLTSSDVNTSGNRTFVDIKETTTTSSTTQPIKSVSTTTQVNVASLQSTVKSSEKEDNTTKEVTTKPLLTEQQTNNPSVSSGHSTVFFTTQTIVSVPTSNAVESKENSSSTEGTHGYSSPTPGQKTEDLPTSKPQLTSSDNTSGNRTFVDIKETTTTSSTTQPMKSVSTTTQVNVASLQSTVKSSEKEDNTTKEGTTKPLLTEQQTNNPSVSSGHSTVFFTTQTIVSVPTSNAVESKENSSSTEGTHGYSSPTPGQKTEDLPTSKPQLTSSDVNTSGNRTFVDIKETTTTSSDTQPMKSVSTTTQVNVASLQSTVKSSEKQDNTTKGVTNKPLIREQQTKNPSVSSFPKSTVKYDVEKRPTVPKSDNRNTSSSRVISVEQMENKYNANPPHSLDHFSICEMLLDKENKLGISESDLQLIRKICMEIHSNFTSVSTPSSETKLPSQNPSDSPPKHFTTQSRVDQPNEKLLPNKTIIQIVEEISRKHLLFPSHKTNKSAAWILLLKKIRSPQDPQMNLCNGQPVNGMTTLQNGSMVVFRGHYFWTLNQGGAVRQARKISDVWGIPSPVDTVFTRCNCAGKTFFIKGPQYWRFTNDVMDKGYPKEISTGFGGLKGKVTAVLSVAGFKTRPESVYFFKGGGNVQKYTFRQEQSKRCTKKRQPTVQYPIYSHNIQTVKYRYPRDIQKQQRNIQRTVITIKQEPLGILHQEISVRSTWRGIPNSIVSAISLPNSHKPDGFDYFVFSKEKYYNINITSKVAVKPPPNSEQKISKDWYKCKE, encoded by the exons aaaCAGAGGAAAATGAGACATCATCTATGTTTTCTACTACTCGGACGAAGGGGACCACAATAAAACGAACTAGAAAAGACCCAAAGAAAAAGAAGCCAAAAGATAAAAAATTGAATCCAAAGGCAAATGCAACAG AACCAATTAAAGAAAGTTTCACTCCTTCTTTACCGCCACCTCCTGACAATAATGAAAATGCACTAATGACACCCCAAACTCCACGTGTTGGTGATGATATTGAAGATCCAAATGGCTCAAAGGAAG aTTCTACTGATAACCCACCCTCATCAACTACTCCAAAGACTGCAAAGAAACGGTCTCCACCTAAGACAAACaaaaaagagataaataaaaaTCAAGAGAAAGATG AGCTAACGAAgcaaagcaataaaaagaaacctTCACCTGAAGATATAAAAGGAAAAGAGAAGACTAATCCCAAGGGGGAAAAGAAAG ATCCTTCTAAGGGCCCAGATACatcagaaaaaaagcagataaaGAAACCAGTCTCCAGAGGTCCAAGgaagagaataataaaaaattttttggaagaTGATACAGAAg aaCCATCAAAAATAGTCAACAAAAAGAAACCTCCACCTAAAGACATCAATAGAAAAAAGAAGGTTGATTCAAAGGAAGAAAGACAAG AAATTGTGGAAAGCGAGTTCACAAATTCTTCTCAATCATCATCTTCCCGTCGCAGAAGCAAATCAACGACCAGACGGATGTCTGAAAATAATAAAGATGTcaagaataaaaataacaaaaagattcCTG ATGTAAAGCCTTTAATACCCCCAAAGAGAAAAAAGGACAAGGACTTTCTTCGAACACCTGAACCAACTCCTAGAGATGAAGGCTCTGGAGATGATGGGAGTGGAATGGTCTTTCTGCAGACAACCCCATCAACTACTTCTCTACCTACTTCATTACCAAAAGAAACCTTTTATAGCACAGAAACACCTAAACCTCTATCTACAGATGAACATTCCTTGAAAACTACCCCTGTGATGAACATTTTTACTGACCTTTCAAGCGCTTCTACGGATAAAACGAAAGAACCTTTCAAGCAAACAGAAAATCCTGCCCAACCAACAGAAGATAGCACAAGTAAGGCAACTGCAAATGATGAAAATAATGTGAGAACTTCTATTGCTTTGACAAGTAGACCAGTAAATGAAACAAGTACTGATCCTTCTCAAAATGTAGGCAGTATTTCAAAGCAGCCGCAAATCACAACTAGTAGCGACACAGTGACttcattttatagaaatattGACAAAACAACCTTAGTTCATACAAATAATCCACTTACTGATGAAGAAAGGGCAGGAAACCAGAAAGGAAATACAGGGGATTCAAGAATAACTGTAGAAAACTCAACTATTATTAAATGGACACCATATACAACACAATCAATGACAACAGAAGAAATGGATAAAAACACACCCTTATTTGAGGAAGCAAATAAGGATGGATTGCTTATTTATCCTACTGTTTCATCACAGAATATGGAGAATTTTACTTTGTTACCCACAGAGATAAAAATACAACAGACAACTGCTAGTACAGAAGGGAGCATCAATGATGGCTTAACAACCACACATTCTGAAAGTAAAAATTCTTCATTTTCCGCTGAAACCGTGTTCACAGACATGTCAACAACTATTTTAACAACACTGAGAATGAGTCCATCAATGAGCCACCCTGAAACATCAAAAATATCAAGAGGCATATCAACAACAGACTCAACAGTAACACGAGTTACAGATAATGTATCTGGTTTTGTTTTGCCCAGTGAGCCTGATGGAAACAATCCACCGATGGTTTCAAAGGAATACACAGACAGAACTACTACAGTAGTACTCACAAGTGTATCTAACTCCATTGGCCAAAGTTCTGATAATAACTTAAGTGGGCACACAGAACAATTATACACAGCATATGCACTGAATATAACATCTACTGAGATAACACAATCTGGACAGTCAAGTCCAACAAATGAAGTGCCCAAGACAGCTGTGCAAGAGCCAACTCAAGTTCCTGCAGACAGCTCAGCTCTTGTAACAGTGGAAACCAGTCCAGACCATTTAGTTGGGTCTAGCTTGCCAACAGTAGATGCACCACAATCTTTGAGTCCTGCTCAAGAAAATAGCACACGCCAGTCACACAGTTCAACAATGAATAGAGGCTTAAATGGAGAGCTGGCCTCCACTGTTGCAAAACAGCCTTCAGAGATACATACAGGAGACATTGTGACACCAGGTTATATTGATTATATCCATTCTAAACTTCCAACACAAAGTAGCTCCAGCTCCAGTAATTTAGATATAACAGAGCAAACAGCAAGTACAACAGAACACTCATCTCATACATACAAGTCAACAACTGTAAAAGAAAATGAGAGTAGACCAGCTGTCACACAAACACCACAAAAAGATCATTCAGAGATTGCTGTGTCAGCCACTGACACTAGAACTGAAGTTATTTACAGCACACATTCTACACAGAGTACAGAACAATCTACTCTGACTAAGGAAGCACCTTTATCAACAGCTTTAAATAAAGATATAGATAAAGGATATACTAATCTGTTAGATACAAAGGGTAGTGAAGCCCCCACAGAAGCTTCTACTATGATCACTcaacaattaaatacaaataatatcttCAGTCCAACAGTAACAGTAAATCTAGGACATAAAACATCAATTAATGAGGCTACAAGTGAGCAAGCTATAGTAAACACCCCTGAAACAAAACAAAGTATTACAGATATGCCAAAGACAGTTCCAAATGAGAGAAACACTGAGGGTATGGTTAGTGTCAAAACACCTAATTCAGCATTTGTGGAGCCCACACAATGGCAGCATACAGACCAATCATCAAAAGCTCCACAGCCTGTGGAATTAAATGAGGAACGTATACACAGTTCTACTGGTGATACCATTGAAGATCATGCAGTATCTGTTGAAGATATTGGTTCTGCTGCCTCACATTCCACCTCAAGTGCCAATGCTGTTACTTCAGATACAAATACTTTAGGTGCAATCATTTTATCAACACTGTCTTCAGATAAAACTACTCAAACTGAGATGCAAAAGGCTAGCATAACTAGAACGACACAGCTCCCTATCGATTTAGTTGGGTCTAGCTTGCCAACAGTAGATGCACCACAATCTTTGAGTCCTGCTCAAGAAAACAGCACACGCCAGTCACAAAGTTCAACAATAACAATGTACAGAGGCTTAAATGGAGAGCTGGCCTCCACTGTTGCAAAACAGCCTTCAGAGATACATACAGGAGACACTGTGACACCAGGTTATATTGATTATATCCATTCTAAAGTTCCAACACAAAGTAGCTCCAGCTCCAATAATTTAGATATAACAGAGCAAACAGCAAGTACAACAGAACACTCATCTAATATATACAAGTCAACAACTGTAAAAGAAAATGAGAGTAGACCAGCTGTCACACAAACACCACAAAAAGATCAATCAGAGattcctgagtcagccactgacacTAGAACTGAAGTTATTTACAGCACACATTCTACACAGAGTACAGAACAATCTACTCTGACTaaggaagcacatttatcaacagtTTTAAATAAAGATATAGATAAAGGATATACTAATCTGTTAGATACAAAGGGTAGTGAAGCCCCCACAGATGCTTCTACTATGAAcactcaacaaataaatacaaataatatcttAAGTCCAACAGTAACAGTAAATCTAGGACATAAAACATCAATAAATGAGGCTACAAGTGAGCAAGCTATAGTAAACACCCCTGAAACAAAACAAAGTCTTACAGATATGCCAAAGACAGTTCCAAATGAGAGAAACACTGAGGGTATGGTTAGTGTCAAAACACCAGATTCAGCATTTGTGGAGCCCACACAATGGCAGCATACAGACCAATCATCAAAAGCTCCACAGCCTGTGGAATTAAATGGTGATACCATTGCAGATCATGCAGTATCTGTTAAAGATATTGGTTCTGCTGCCTCACACTCCACCTCAAGTGCCAATACGGTTACttcaaaaacaaatactttagGTGCAATCATTTTATCAACACTGTCTTCAGATAAAACTGAGATGCAAAAGACAAGCATATCTGGAACGACACAACTCCCTATAGACACTTCACTATCAGTAACAGTGGGATCAAAGACAGGAGACTTGTCTAGTCATAAAATATTAGATACAACCCCCAATATTCACACACTAAACCAACATACAAGTGATTCCAAAGTTGATGTCTTTACAGATCCCAACATAGTAACTGAAGGAACAACATCAACCGGTGGTCAGGAAAGCTCAAGCGCAATAAATAAAACCCCAGATGTTAGGCCAATGGTAACCATAACTGAAGCCTCCCAGATACCAGAAATTACAACGACAGTGGAAAGTACAGCACCCTTAAGAGAAAATACTTCTCCAGCtatgactttaaaaaaatgtatggtgaCAACAGAAGAACAAAAAATAGATCAATCCCCAGCAGCCTCTTTTCctagtgaaatatctgaaaaaccaAGATCTTCAGAAACAGATGTACCTACTGAAATTATTAGTATGGAACTTGCCACTAGAGATACAAATGATCTAAATACCATAAGTGATGTGGTTACTGAAGGAGCACTCACAAGTAATTTCAGACTAACAATGAGTGTACCTGAAATCACAGAAAACCCTCCAGTGGTTGTAAAAACAGAAACAGGTACAAAATCTATATCTGTTCTTTCTACAGCAAGTTTGAAACCCATAGATGCACAGAGTATAGGTCAGGTATCTGAAACTTCATACCCTACTGATTTCCCCCAAAAAAGCTTCACAGCAATTGCAGGAGATGGAATCTCTGGCACTAGTCCCATTATTGTGACTGGACAAACCAATAAAGATATTAATAAACTAAGTGAAACAGTACCTAATCTAGAGACCACCCATGACCTTGTGGAACACTTTGAAACTGTAACAAATGCAGATAGAACACTGAATATAGGAAAAACTCCAGATACCCCAGACGGGAAAAGCTTAAATAGATCAGCAAGTGAAGAACACTTGTCTACTATAGCTGCCACTGGAAACAGTCTTACTTTTGGCATAACAGCTTCTCAAATGCCAAATCTAGCAAATGAGAAAGACTCAACAGTAGGAGTAAGTACAGAACAACCTAAGACAGAAATATGGACAACAAGTACAAGGCATACAATAAGTTCAACAGCACAATTATTACCCTACAATTCAAGTGATGCCAGCACAGAAACAATGCTTGATACTTTTAGATCTAGTACTGCATCTTTGGAACAAACCAGGGCTGTCACTGAAGAACTACATGAAGGGCAAACATCACCTGAGAATGAGCTAACTACACATAGCAGTGCAAGTTACACAGACCCCATAATTGGCACTTCATTATATAAAGAAGTTGAACAAAAGGAACATTTGGTTACAGATAAAACAAATTCTGATGTATCCTCATCAGATACATCTTCACCAGCTTCTTctacaacaggaacacttacaaacCAGTCAtcatttttcactgcacatataaATACAGATCAGAAAAGTCCAGAAACATCCACAATAACTTCAAAAGAGCATCACATAATAGCCAACAGTACTGTGAAACATGTACCTACAATACTAGATAAAACTAGTGAAAAATCTGTTCCTTTGACTACAGGTTTAGTTGAGACAACTAGAGGCAATATTATGTCATCTTTGTTCACGGATGGCAAGGAAGGGAAATCGGTATCACCAACCATAGGACCAAGCAAAGTATACACTAGTTCTCTAAAGGCAGATTTAGAGACATCAACAGAAAACATCAAAGAAAGCACAATGCATTCACTTAGttcaccacagtcctcagtgtctACAGGGAAATGGGATGAGAATGCTAGAGACACAACTGTATATACAACAAGCACTTCAATATTCTTTAATGAGTTTACGACACTAGAACCAAAGAAAACGGATGTAGTTACAAGTAATGCAAGCACTGAATCTTACCCTCCTAGTAATATGCAGAAAGAGAAAGATCATCCATCCAACACTCCCATTATGACTGATGTAAGCAGTGTCCCCATATCCACTTTACATAAACAGTTAACTAAATATGAGTCTCCAGTAGCTGAGCCACCAGAGTTGAGTTCAAAGCATGCTGGTGTTCCAGACATTACATTTGGACCAGGAGTACTTTTTACAAACATTTCAGCTACAGAAGCCACAGATTTAACTAGACTGAGCAGCCATTATACTATTAATACACCAGAAAGCACAACAGAAACAATCCCAAAATTAAGCAGTGGCACAACGGAAGTAAATACTAGCCTTGAAGATACATTTTCAAAGAGTACCAATAATTTATTTACACCTTCTTTTGGTTTTTCAGTGAACGCAGTGACCACTCTCCAGGAACAAAGCACACCAGATAATAAAACTAACGATAATAGTCATACAACCAGTTCTGAAGGATTGCAGACATCTACCAGTTCCATGCTAAATTCCAGTACCTCTATTGGCCAAACAAATGAGCCATCTTCTAGTATAGTCAGAAATATGTATGATACCCCTAATCAAACAAGTACTGTAGAATATAGCACACTTAAGctatctgaaaagaaaaatgtttcttctgGGCACAGCACAGTGTTTTTTACAACACAAACTATTGTTTCAGTACCTACTAGCAATGCAGTGGAAAGTAAAGAGAATAGTACAAGTCCAGAAGGGACATATGGATATTCATCTCCGACCCCAGGACAAAAAACGGAAGATTTACCAACTTCTAAACCACAACTCACTTCATCTGATGTGAATATATCAGGCAACAGAACATTTGCAGATATTAAGGAGACAACAACTACCAGTTCAACCACACAACCAATGGAAAGTGTTTCCACAACAACACAAGTAAATGTTGCTTCTCTGCAATCCACAGTTAAATCAtcagaaaaagaagacaataCTACCAAAGAAGTAACTACTAAGCCATTGCTAACAGAACAACAGACTAACAACCCTTCCGTTTCTTCTGGGCACAGCACAGTGTTTTTTACAACACAAACTATTGTTTCAGTCCCTACTAGCAATGCAGTGGAAAGTAAAGAGAATAGTTCAAGTACAGAAGGGACACATGGATATTCATCTCTGACCCCAGGACAAAAAACGGAAGATTTACCAACTTCTAAACCACAACTCACTTCATCTGATAATACATCTGGCAATAGAACATTTGTAGATATTAAGAAGACAACAACTACCAGTTCAACCACACAACCAATGAAAAGTGTTTCCACAACAACACAAGAAAATGTTGCTTCTCTGCAATCCACAGTTAAATCATCAGAAAAAGAAGACAACACTACCAAAGAAGTAACTACTAAGCCATTGCTAACAGAACAACAGACTAACAACCCTTCCATTTCTTCTGGGCACAGCACAGTGTTTTTTACAACACAAACTATTGTTTCAGTCCCTACTAGCAATGCAGTGGAAAGTAAAGAGAATAGTTCAAGTACAGAAGGGACACATGGATATTCATCTCCGACCCCAGGACAAAAAACTGAAGATTTACCAACTTCTAAACCACAACTCACTTCATCTGATGTGAATACATCTGGCAACAGAACATTTGTAGATATTAAAGAGACAACAACTACCAGTTCAACCACACAACCAATAAAAAGTGTTTCCACAACAACACAAGTAAATGTTGCTTCTCTGCAATCCACAGTTAAATCATCAGAAAAAGAAGACAACACTACCAAAGAAGTAACTACTAAGCCATTGCTAACAGAACAACAGACTAACAACCCTTCCGTTTCTTCTGGGCACAGCACAGTGTTTTTTACAACACAAACTATTGTTTCAGTCCCTACTAGCAATGCAGTGGAAAGTAAAGAGAATAGTTCAAGTACAGAAGGGACACATGGATATTCATCTCCGACCCCAGGACAAAAAACGGAAGATTTACCAACTTCTAAACCACAACTCACTTCATCTGATAATACATCTGGCAATAGAACATTTGTAGATATTAAGGAGACAACAACTACCAGTTCAACCACACAACCAATGAAAAGTGTTTCCACAACAACACAAGTAAATGTTGCTTCTCTGCAATCCACAGTTAAATCAtcagaaaaagaagacaataCTACCAAAGAAGGAACTACTAAGCCATTGCTAACAGAACAACAGACTAACAACCCTTCAGTTTCTTCTGGGCACAGCACAGTGTTTTTTACAACACAAACTATTGTTTCAGTCCCTACTAGCAATGCAGTGGAAAGTAAAGAGAATAGTTCAAGTACAGAAGGGACACATGGATATTCATCTCCGACCCCAGGACAAAAAACAGAAGATTTACCAACTTCTAAACCACAACTCACTTCATCTGATGTGAATACATCTGGCAACAGAACATTTGTAGATATTAAGGAGACAACAACTACCAGTTCAGACACACAACCAATGAAAAGTGTTTCCACAACAACACAAGTAAATGTTGCTTCTCTGCAATCCACAGTTAAATCATCAGAAAAACAAGACAACACTACAAAAGGAGTAACTAATAAGCCATTGATAAGAGAACAACAGACTAAAAACCCTTCAGTTTCTTCGTTTCCCAAAAGCACAGTGAAATATGATGTGGAAAAGAGGCCTACTGTGCCAAAAAGTGATAACAGGAACACTTCAAGTTCAAGGGTCATCTCTGTAGAAcagatggaaaataaatataacgCTAACCCTCCTCATTCACTTGACCACTTTAGCATCTGTGAGATGCTTCTTGATAAAGAGAACAAACTTGGAATATCAGAGAGTGACCTCCAGCTCATAAGAAAAATATGTATGGAGATACATTCCAACTTCACAAGTGTAAGTACCCCTTCTTCAGAAACAAAGCTGCCTTCTCAAAATCCTAGTGATAGTCCACCGAAACACTTCACAACCCAATCCAGAGTGGATCAACCAAATGAAAAACTACTGCCCAATAAAACAATCATTCAGATTGTGGAGGagatcagcaggaagcatttgctATTTCCATCtcataaaacaaataaatcagcAGCCTGGATATTGCTGCTTAAGAAAATCAGAAGTCCACAGG ATCCCCAGATGAATTTATGCAATGGGCAACCTGTGAATGGAATGACCACACTGCAAAATGGCTCCATGGTAGTTTTTAGAG GTCATTATTTCTGGACGCTGAACCAGGGAGGAGCTGTCAGACAAGCAAGGAAAATCAGTGACGTGTGGGGCATCCCTTCTCCTGTCGACACAGTATTTACACGATGCAACTGtgctggaaaaacattctttattaag GGTCCACAGTATTGGCGTTTCACCAATGATGTCATGGACAAGGGATATCCTAAAGAAATTTCCACAGGATTTGGTGGTCTGAAAGGTAAAGTCACAGCAGTCCTATCTGTGGCTGGATTCAAAACAAGACCAGAGTCTGTTTACTTCTTCAAAGGAG GTGGAAACGTTCAGAAATACACTTTCCGGCAAGAACAATCCAAACGATGCACGAAAAAAAGGCAGCCGACTGTACAATACCCAATCTACTCTCACAATATTCAAACCGTAAAGTACCGTTATCCACGAGATATACAGAAACAGCAGAGAAACATACAGAGAACCGTGATAACCATTAAGCAGGAGCCATTAG